The following nucleotide sequence is from Strix uralensis isolate ZFMK-TIS-50842 chromosome 15, bStrUra1, whole genome shotgun sequence.
TGCTGTTGCTGGAGAATGTTCTTAATACAATGCAGTTAACTTATATAATTTATATGTGATAGTACTGATTTGGCATATTGGACTTAGACATGCAAGAGCACTGATGGCATTTCCTTCTCTGATTTAGGCATCATGTTCcgcaagaagaagaagaaacgcCCGGAGATCTCGTCTCCGCAGAACTTTGAGCACCGTGTCCACACCTCATTTGACCCAAAGGAGGGCAAGTTTGTGGGCCTGCCACCTCAATGGCAGAATATTCTAGACACGCTGAGGCGCCCCAAACCAGTGGTAGACCCTTCAAGGATCACGAGGATGCAACTCCAGCCTATGAAGGTAAGGGAGGAAGGCTGTGCTTTCCTGTCCCCTGGGCTTCCCTGTTCCTTGGGGAAGCCCAAGTTGAGGCAATGTTTCCATTGCCCCATATGTATTTAAACGGGGCTGAGGGTGGGATCTGTAAGGAATTCCTTGGCTAGCAGGTCTCAGCTTTGCTGACATGGTCTTTTTTTTGAAGTGATAGTAACTTCATCAGAAATAAGGACAGTCATATCCTTAACTGCGGTAGTGGCACTGTTCAAATAACCAGCTGGCTGCCTGTCACTGTAACGAGGACCTGTGAAAGCTCCCGTGGTAGCTGACAGGGCCTGGGATGTGTTCAGCTGTTGTACAGGGAAGCGAAGAGGAGAATTCGTGAGAGACCTGTTTTAGCATGTTTGTCATTCTCGTGGGTGAGCAAATTTGGCTGGTAATTAAGTTGACAGGGAAGCCTGAGTGGGAGAGAGCGGGGTAGCACTAGCTCACTGTTCATGGATGGCTAAGCGAATGAGAGGCAACAGGGAGCAGGACTAAACCAGGGTTTAGGCTAAAAGGGTTCATAAACCAGCCTTTTAACAGAAAGTGGGACATAGGAGAATGTCCTTAAAGCAAGTCATTCAGTAAGGAGAAACAAGTTACTGATCCTTGTAGATAGATGAATTTAGATGCTCTCTTGCTTGGGTGGCTGTTGATAATGGCATGTGCAGACTGTGTGTGCTCATAAGTGACTGCATGGACCTGCTGTGTGAGGAGAGGCAGATTCACGATGACCCcttggaaaaggaaatgaaagatggTGACAGAATTATTGTGTTTTAAGTCTTGCTAGCTTGTGGGAAGTTTTTGTTCccgttaaaaaaaaaccctacagggGCCTAAAAACTGAAAGGTAAATTGTAAAATAGAGACGTTACTACTTGGATTTTAGGAGGAACATAAAAGAATATGGTTGTCTATTGGATGAATATATTTAGCTTTTTGTGTACAAATGCTTCAAACATGGGGACTAAATGGGACTACATTTTAGTATAATGCAAGTATTAATGCAAAATCAAACCTGCAATTTAAATGGCACATCAGGATCTTTTGAGCAGAATGCtgatttagaaaggaaaaacttTCTTAGGAAGACCAGGTAAAAGAAAAAGCTAGGAGGTATGCCTTCTGTTTTGTGGTGTCCTGAATGTGCTTTATGGTTCAAAATGTAGTAGGAGATAGGACCACAATCCAGAGAAGAGATGAAATGTGTAATAAGAGACCAACTTGGTTAGATCAGGAGCTCTCTAATGAGCTTAAACTGCAGGAGGATTGCTCAGAAGGGTGGAAAGTAGGTCAAGTTCTAAAGggcaaacagaaaagaaatttatgTAGGAACAAAACTGGAAGGCCAAGGCACAAGAAGAGATGTTATTCTCAAAGAACATAAAGGGCACTAAGGAGGCATCATAAGTAcactgaggaggagaaggaggatgaAGGAAAGAATTTGTTCACTGCTCATTTTGGTAGAAAATTAATAAGAGATGACACTGAGAATTCTTAAATGTTTAATgattttgcttcagtctttattGAAAAGGTTAACTGTGATCAGCAGGCTAACACAATTAGCACGAGCATAAAGGGATAAGAACGCAGGCTAGAATAAGAAAACATGAACAGAAATGAGACTTCTTAGATAAGTTACATATTTTCAAGTCAGCTGGGCCTAATGAAATTCAAGGAATTGCAGATCAGTCAGAATAATTTCAATTCCCAGAAAGAGACTGGAACAAATAAGCAAGTAATCTATTTGCAACCACTTCCTAGGAGATAGCAGGGTAATTGCTAGCAGCCAGCATGGATTTGTCAAGAGCAAATCATGTCAAGCAACCCAATTTCTGTCGATCACAGGGTATCGGGCTTTGGGTCAGGGAGAAATGATGGCTCACTCCTATATCTTGACTTCGGTTAAGTTCTTCACACTGTACCTACGGCATTCCCAGAGCAAACTGAGCAAGTTTTCTCATGTATTAGTAAAAGTATACTCGAGAGAATAGTGTGAGGCATCACTGTCAAAATAGAAATGTGCATGAAGAAATTTATTGGAGTTTGTCCTGAGTCTAATACATGGTCGGTACTTTCATGTATGACTTACTAAACCTGTAGATGGTAAAAGCTGAAAGGAGGTGCAAATCTTTAAGAGATCAAGGACACAATACCCAACAGTCTTTAGAGAAGAATCTTAAAGTAAcactagtttctttttttttttttttttccccaagtaagtCCAAGTGGAAATACTCTCTTAAATTGCATCACATAGTTGATTATTTCTGGTAAACTCTGTTTGAACAAATTCCTGTTCAATGATACCAATCaatagtaagattttttttaagtgctaaTTTGCCCTATTAGGCCAAGTCCTTATTCATCATGTTCTGGATTCAACTATCatagtttttccattttttgtcaTGTACTGTGTGTAGTTTGTAAAGGGTCGCTTTTCTGATATGTCTGGTGTTTCTAATGGATGAGTTAGAATGGACAGAAGACTCTTCCCGCCCCACTGACAGCTTTCAGTCTGGGTTTTCTGACCATttacttttgatatttttttttcccctatcgAGTTTGATGCAAAAGTGATGGAAACAGTTTGAGGAGTTGGTGTCCTCAGTGTGTTGTTAAGGCAGCATTTGACAGCAGCTGGGGCCATGCAGGAAGGTGCATGGATGTGGTGAGGGAGGTACATTGCTGCAGTAGGACTGAAGAGCAGAATTTCCTGCTGCAGGTGATCATGTGTATGCAGCGGTATGAGTTGGATTGTCCTTTCTTCGCCTTGTCTGACAAAATCTTCTGTTCTGCCTTTCATTCTCAGACCCTGAGCAGACTGGGCGCTCACTTTGTGCACTGTGGTGGCATTCTGTTGAAATTGCTGGAGCTGCTGTTTTGCACCAGCTAAATGTTAGGCTCAGTGTAATTAATTCAGCATCTTTAGAAGATCCCTGGAGTTCAGTTAGCAAACAGGAGATTGCCATCACTCCAGGGAAGGACTTTCCTCAGGCAGAGATTCATGAAAGTGTAGGAGTGATCCTAtgaatttctgtgaagaaatgaaacattttgtttcccaGCACTAAAAAAGCTTCTGTAAGCTTTTCAGTTCCAGAATAAACAAGGTAGAGCACTACATAATATACCGACAGCTTCAAGTGTCCTACTTGTATAGTGCTGTTGCTTGTTTGGATGGAAGCCTTGTTTTTCATCATTTGCTTACAAGGCAGTTGTGAGCTGTTGTGACCCTTTGTTCatcatttttaattataatagCTTGGCAGAACAGAGGAGGGATGCAGTGTTGGAACAGAGTGGTCTTCACTGGATGGGAGTAAGATGCATTAGCAAAAACCAGGCTAAGGGAGGCTGATTACTGAGAGTGCTACAGGGGAGAGATGAACCTTGTGTTGGAGTAGCAAGGTGATTTTTGCAGATGGAGCTTATGGCATGCTGTAACCTCTTCTGAGAATATTCTCAGGAGCTTGCTGAGCCTAAGTTAGTGATGTAGCGTAGCACAATTTCAGCACAAGAGAGTCAGGAGTGCTAAAAACATCCTAATTTTGCTTTAATGTTGTCCTTTAGAATGTGAGTGCAGCAGCAGAATTCACTGTTCTGGCTGAAGGCACTGCTGCCTCTGACAGAAGGATGCAACCCAgtgattccttttttttcttttttatccccTCAGTAAAGGACAatgaaaaaagacacaaaaaatcatcttttttcccctagatTCCTTGAGTTGTCTTTGGCTAGACAAACAAAATCTAACCTTTGTCAAGATAAGCTGAGCCTCAATTTTTACAactcttttcccccttcccctttgtTTTGCAGACTGTGGTGAGGGGCAGCACTGTGGAAGTGGAAGGCTATATCTCCGGGCTACTCAACGACATCCAGAAGCTTTCTGCCATCAGTTCGAACACTCTGAGGGGTCGGAGCCCCACCAGCCGGAGGAGAGCGCAGTCCCTCGGGCTCCTGGGGGAGGACAGACCTCCCGACATGTATCTTCAGAGTCCTGAAGCAGACTGGGCAGACAAATATGGAAACTACCTCAATTGCAATGGTGGGAGCAAGGTGACCCGGAGGCAGACTATGTGGCCAGATTACAAACCCCGGTTGGAAGGACAGTCTCATCCCAACGGTATGGTAATGAAAGCACAGTCCCTCGGGCCTTCGGAGTTCCAGGGTGCTGACGGCAGCTGCCTCCAGCGTGCCTCTGGTTTGCAGCACATGCCAACTCTACCCGGGGAGAGCGAGAAGGCGGGAAAAAAGAGCTCAGAAGAGTGCTGGCCTCAGCCTTGTCTTGTGCGACAAGCAAACTCCAGGCCCTCAGGGGAGGGCAGCCCTAGCTCCAAATCAAGGGAGAACAGCTTGAAGAGGAGGCTGTTACGCAGTGTATTTCCCTCATCCAGCGGCTCAAACAAGTCAGGCTCTTCCCTGCAGATAAAGGTAAAGTTATTCAATATTTTTGAGTGAGTGCAATGTTGACTTTACAGTTCCAGAGGTTACTTACACAGCTGAAcaaatttaatttgttcaaaCATCATGCAACCATCTGTTATTGTTATGATTAATGCTGGAATCAAAATAGTCCTGGACAAGGGAAACACGTAGTCTGCCTAAGTTTCACAGAATATACTGCTAGGCAGAGCTCAAAATGGCAGCCAGATCTACGTGAGAAGGGCTTGTTAGCAGAGCTGTGCTTGCAGGAGTGTAGGTTGGGAAGGACGTAGGGAACTTACTCATTTTTGCCCTTCTGTAGTAGTAAAGGCATGACTTAAATGCCGTTATACTAGCATAAATGTGCTTTTGCCATTTGAGAAATTGCCATAATTTACATTAGTAATGTATTCTTTTGCCTGTGCAAAGTAGAGCTACCTCAGGAGAGCTTGTTGGTTATAACTGTATCTGCCAACCTGCCTAATAGGAACATTTCCATCAGCACCCACAGTACTGTCAAACAGGAAATCTCACTGTTGGTTTTTGGTAAGGATGGGACAGCTCATAGCTCCATCTCCCCCAGGAAACCTATCCTGAATGAATGACTCACTTATTAAACTTGGAGAAAAACTCTGTTTCCTGTTACTGGATAGGAAATGTAGCCCTTCAGGCCACTGCCTCTAAGTCATCCCAGGCTAACCCGGCTCTCATTGTCCCTGCACAGCTGCTGGGTGGTTTCAGAGGCTGTGCTGGGCTGGTGTGAGGCCAGGCTAATTTCTAGCAGGCGTGGAGCCCCTGAGCTGGGAGGAAGATGACAGGAACCACTGGCCCAACAAAACTGACTGTTCTGTAGTGTATTGCAGGGTGGGGCTCTCTCCGACCCATCCTTGCGTAAGGATGAGACTCAAGGCTTCCACACAACTTTCTCCCTGCAGATTCCCTTTCCGAGGGAGTGGGATTTTAAAGGAATGCACTTCTTGTATAGCACAAACTACACTTACTTATTGCTGTCTCTGACTCTGGGCTGATCTATGCTGGCTGCAGGCCTGTCCCTGAGTACTTGGGAGAACTGACTGTTGCTTTCTTCTCTAGCAAGTGTATTTGCCACGCCTCAGCACTTGCACAAGAAGCAGCGGAGGTTACCAGTCAAATGGTGTGTGCACATGGATGTGTTTGGGTGTGTTTGAACTCGAGCTGCTTGAGAGAGGAGAGACCTTGAGGTTATCTAGTCCATCTCCCTGCTCCAGTGGAGGATCTGCGCCATTGCTGGCAATTTTTTATCTAAACTGTTCTTAACAGCCTCCAATGATGAAATCCTTAGACTCTCTCACAAATAGAGATGATGATGTGTAATTGTGATGTGTAAGAAATGCAGCATTGCGGATGAAATGGAAAGGGGATATAATTGGCTGAAAATGGGGAGGTGGGTGTCTCGACAGGCTGTCTGTAGTCACCATGGGAAGGTCGAATGCTCTCTCCTTTTGACCTCATATTGGGTGAAGGAGTAGGAGAACCAGTGACATCTCAAAATGTCCAGAGACTGAAAATGTGTATATAGGGGCTGTCAAATTACAAGAGCAGGAAATAATACTTACATGTGGTTAGACAACATGTGTGAGCTTGCATGCATGTTGTGTGCCCTTTTGCATGCTCTAGGTtatataaaccttttttttttttttttttttcctctctcctgagACAAAACACGAGTTGGGAAATAAATACTTCGTTGCCATGAGCATGTCTCTACAGGACTGCAGGGGTGGAGCTGGTAAATGAGGAGGAAGTAACTTCTGACAGGCAGTTTGTGTTTGTGCACTCCTGCACCCTGATGTCAGGAGCTACTAAATCATATTTTCAGGGCCTGTGTGTGAAAATGAGCTACATGTGTGTTAGGCTTATGCAGATTTTACTGTTGACAGAAATCCTTGATTAAAAACCAAAGTGCATAGAATTAAATTCTatacaattattttctgtctGAGAGAAAATGagtgctctttttaaaaaactctcTATTGGCAGTTTTCGGTTCCCATATCCATATTATTAACTTTATTAATAATCTGTCTGAactgtgagagagaaaaagcttgttgctttgaagtttttattttgcCCTATAATATAAATGATTGGCTTGCTCTTTCTGAAGTTGCTACTTTGTCAGATCCATTATTATTTCACATATAACTAAGTATATAATGTATTTTATACCTAACCTGCTAGATGATGTTGAATTTTAATTAGTCACCATTTCCAGGGTGAGTATTAGCACTTCAGGATTTATCCTTCTTGGGAGACCTGTGTGTCGTGCTAGCATGGGAATGTGTATCCTGAAGCCACACTGCCGCAGGCTGTGATCTTACTAGATCTCATAAACTAAACAGGGTTGGGCCTGCTTGGTACTTGAGTGGGAGGTCTCTGAAAGCCTCGagagctctgggaaggagcactGCTAATCCAAATTCATTGCAGGTCGGTTTTGAGCCGGTGAGATGGCAAGGTGGCAGGTGGCTCTGTGTAGCTGGAGTCTCATGCTGGCCACCCATAGCTGTCCTGGTTCGTGGTGCTTTTCCCAAAACAGAGGGCTAATTCTGTGTCTGAGCGACAGGAATGCTCCACAGGTACCAGTGGAAAGCACAGAGAGAGTTTTCAGTAGGCAGAGCGTAATTACCCAAGGGGAATTAGGCCAAGACATCAAAGTGATTTACAGCTTTGGCATGAATCCTCTTCCCTTTTATATATAGGAAGATCAGAGGCATGGAGGGATAAAGGATTTTCAAGTTCTCTGCAACACAGGTTGCCCCTGAGTTTTGGTGGCAAGGTTGGAATGCTTTTTAGCAGctgttgtggttgttttttttttttcctgtgggttttggtttttagtgGTTTTCTTTAAAGCATGTGCTTTAAAAGGTCCCTTTTAAACTGCCTCAATTTGGAGGTCATTAAAGCATAGCACCCATCTTTAACTGGTTCTTGAAAACCTGCATCCATGTGGCTTCCCTTAGTCATGCAGCATACGTTGGGCAGACTTGGAGACAAGAACCTAGAGCTCTTGGCTCCAGTCTGCTACACCTGCGTGGCATGACAATCAGCTGGCTCCCGACACTTCTTTCTTGTTTATCTAACCAtcgctttttctttcttccactttcGTATTTGTTCTTCTCAAAGCCTAATGCTTTCTTCAGGCCCCAGCAATGGGGTTCACCACGCAGCCCTGCAGCCAAAGCCCAGTCTCTCCCATCAGATCAGCCTGCCTCCGATTTCCCCAGGATGATCTCGGAAGCTGGGACACCCCAGAAATCACCAACAGTGGAGAAGGCAATTGCAGCGCCTCAAGGCCGGCCGTCACCCGCAGGGTCTCCCAGGAACCGGCAGACTCAGACTAGTTCTAGCAACCTTCACCTTCCCCAGGACTCTTCTGTGAAAGGGCAGCTGGCCAGTGAGGACCCAGTGGTTGTGACTCACGAGCAGTTCAAAGCTGCCCTTAGGATGGTTGTGGACCAGGGGGATCCCCGGACATTACTGGAGAATTACGTAAAGATTGGTGAAGGGTCCACAGGTATTGTCTGTATCGCTCGAGAGAAGCACTCAGGGCGGCAGGTGGCCGTGAAAATGATGGACCTGAGGAAGCAGCAGCGCCGGGAGCTCCTTTTCAATGAGGTGAGTGTAGTGAGGAGAGGTGGGGTTCTGCTGTCCACCGTAAAGCCATGGTAACAGTCAGTGTGgtaaaaagaagggaagagcaggagatgtCTTGCTTTTAATAGAATTATGCTAGTACCAAAAAAAAATGACTGGGGGTCGGAGGCTGCTGTGTTGTAGGGTTGTGCGTGCTTGCTTTTTTGGATAAGATTAAGTGTTGTTAGTGCTTTTGTGGTGGTCACTTGTCCCCTGTGTTTTTACAGGTGGTGATAATGAGGGACTATCAACATGTCAATGTAGTGGAGATGTACAAGAGCTATCTAGTGGGAGAGGAGCTCTGGGTGCTGATGGAGTTCCTGCAGGGGGGAGCCCTCACAGACATTGTGTCTCAAATCAGGTATGAAGCAAAGTCTGAAACATCAACGCTCATGTTCCCACCTGACAGGCAAGAGCAGTAGAATGGAGATTTTTGGGAAGAAGAGTTTCCCTCAGAGACCTTGTGTTTGCAGTGCTCTGAAACTACTACACTTTGTAACTGTCATCCCTCTGAAGTATGCAATAATACTTCTGATGAAGAAGGACATTTACAGTACTGATCCCTTTAGATACCCACTATTCATCTGCTTGATGACCTTCCCTGTAAAACACAGTACTCATAAAAAGTATTGTTTACTGTATCTGTTGAATTCTGGCCAGGAAGCTCATTGAATAAGTATTAAAGAgcatgcagaaataatttttggtgGTGCAGCCTTGGTGAGGTTGAATCTGTGGCTAACTCCTCTGGAGAAGTGCAGCAGGGCCTTGAGATCTGGACTCCTTCCCAAATTTCATTGCCTAAAGATAGCAACTACTGAACACTCTCctaaatttgttttcttatccACACCACTTCGTTAATGCCCAGAGCATTTCTGTGTGGCAAAGAAGTTGTTCTCAAATGGGCTTTAGACTCCCACTCCCAAGGTGTTCTGGTGATGCAGTTGTGACGATCATGTCTTACCCATGACCCTGGAGCATCCTCCTGCTTCCGAGCAGTCCTGCGAGGCTGTAAACTGGTGCAGGGAAAGCCAATGAAAAGACTTGACCAGGAAAGTCTGTAGGATAAGCTTTCCTCTCTTGAAGATTCAGAATCTTAATTGGATTACAATTAGGTAGTATGGCTAACACtaattatatttactttttaaaaatcatagtaTACCTTTAATTCACTTATGTGCTTTGACTAGCCTTTACTGATGCTGTGGTGGATTTAAGGCATGTATCTTGCTCTGTTGGGTTCTCTGTTTTGCAAGCACATCTGTGACGTGTTTGGGAGGCATAATAAAGCGCATTGTCCTCTGTAGCCTCCACTACCCCACCTGTAAGGAGTGTCTTGGAGGCATTTAGCTGGCCAGGCCCTCCAGCACTGAGCTCGGAGGCACATCTTGGGGGCTGAGAACCAAGGTGTCACTAAGTCGTGTGCTTACTCctggacaggaaaaaaacctgaatccTGAAGAGTGCTGAGTTATGGCATTGCAGAGCCAGTGAAACTCTTATAACTCTTAGCTGGTATTAGAACCAATGGAGCTACagataaaaagaattaaaatattctgaagaggTTTATGAAGGGTCTGTGTAGTTTATATCCACCAGTGAGACTAAATTCCATTGTGGGACCTCGGCCTAGATCGGAGTTATTTTACGAAGCCTTCCTTTGAACTTTTCAATGAACACTTGTTTTTCCATGTAGTGGAAACGGGATCTGTTATAACCATACCATTTATCAAAAGTAAGCTGCAGGCCTTTATCAGTTTTTCACAGGGAGGAAAATACCCTCATTCCATTCATTAAACATTTGCTGAAGGTGATAACTGATTTGCATCTCCAGGAGTGAGGTAATCCTCTACTAATCTGTTTTACACTATGCAGTCACTTGACTGAAACCAAATTCCATACGTGACAAGCTGAAACTACACGTCTTTGTTATCTTCTAGAACCACAGAGCTCAGAAGTGCATCAGCTTTTCTTGCAGCTCATGCGCTGTGAAATGACAAGCACTGTTTCTCAGCGGGTTAGGTTCTGTATTGGGGAAATCCCGCAGTTGGCCTTTGTCCCTCTCCCTTTACAGCTTAAATCATACTGGCAAAAGTATCCCCCTGCCATCCTTCAGATAGATTTGCCGTCAGCGTGGCACGGTGCAGCCGCAACATGTAGTCGTCCTGGTCAGATGGTGGGTTTGGTGAAGATACAGAATACCAAACAAGCCACGGAAGGATAAATTTCTCAGCTGAGAAATGAATGGGTAGAAAGTGCTTTTATGTCTTTAGAAGATACTGGTACACTTTGCACAGTTCTGCCTTCTGAGTGCGCTCTTCTCCTCAGTCTTACTTGCAGACCTGGATTAGAGGAGGTGTCACTTCTGTGTCCTCAACTGAGAGTGGTTTGAAACAACTGCTAGAGACAGGCTGAGAATCAAAAGTACTCAAATTGGGTACTTCAGCTATTTTTTGAAATACTTGACTTCTAGCATTGCTCAGTATAAATGTGCAGAGAACACTGTCACTGTTCCCAGTTGTAGgagataattttaatttctacCATTTTCACTTATATTTGATCATGAAGGTTCTTGTGTTGGTATTCCAAACAGCAAGAGCTTCTAAAGAGAAGGTCCTTGGTGCCCAGACTCGGTGTGCTAACAAAGAGAGTGGTAAAATCCGGGAGTATCCTCCCTGCTTGTGACCTGTGCTACCTTTAGTTAG
It contains:
- the PAK6 gene encoding serine/threonine-protein kinase PAK 6; this translates as MFRKKKKKRPEISSPQNFEHRVHTSFDPKEGKFVGLPPQWQNILDTLRRPKPVVDPSRITRMQLQPMKTVVRGSTVEVEGYISGLLNDIQKLSAISSNTLRGRSPTSRRRAQSLGLLGEDRPPDMYLQSPEADWADKYGNYLNCNGGSKVTRRQTMWPDYKPRLEGQSHPNGMVMKAQSLGPSEFQGADGSCLQRASGLQHMPTLPGESEKAGKKSSEECWPQPCLVRQANSRPSGEGSPSSKSRENSLKRRLLRSVFPSSSGSNKSGSSLQIKPNAFFRPQQWGSPRSPAAKAQSLPSDQPASDFPRMISEAGTPQKSPTVEKAIAAPQGRPSPAGSPRNRQTQTSSSNLHLPQDSSVKGQLASEDPVVVTHEQFKAALRMVVDQGDPRTLLENYVKIGEGSTGIVCIAREKHSGRQVAVKMMDLRKQQRRELLFNEVVIMRDYQHVNVVEMYKSYLVGEELWVLMEFLQGGALTDIVSQIRLNEEQIATVCESVLQALSYLHSQGVIHRDIKSDSILLTLDGRVKLSDFGFCAQISKDVPKRKSLVGTPYWMAPEVIARIPYTTEVDIWSLGIMVIEMVDGEPPYFSDSPVQAMKRLRDSPPPKLKNFHRTSPVLRDFLERMLTRDPLERATAQELLDHPFLLQTGLPECLVPLIQQYRKRTSTC